A section of the Natronolimnobius sp. AArcel1 genome encodes:
- the hutU gene encoding urocanate hydratase translates to MGTEPTLGDGAPSEQWYEYQGAPTGQDLECEGWRQEAALRMLNNNLDPDVAEKPEDLVVYGGTGRAARSWDAYDAILAELRSLADDETLLVQSGKPVGRFPTHERAPRVLIANSNLVGNWDNWDHFHELEAEGKIMYGQMTAGSWAYIGTQGIIQGTFETLAELARQHYDGDLTGKTVVTAGLGGMGGAQPLAVTMNEGVCIAAEVDEDRIDRRLETGYCMEKADDIEEAIERAEEACDAGEPYSVGVHVNAAELLETMLEQGYVPDVITDQTSAHDALEGYYPDGYTVEDADALREDDPDAYLEESLDTMERHVDAILELQERGSIAFEYGNNIRGQVQDHRGMENAFDFPGFVPAYIRPQFCRGKGPFRWAALSGDPDDIHRTDEAILELFPEKDHLRRWIDLAQEQVQFQGLPSRVCWLGYATDGEEHTERARFALRINELVADGEISAPIVVTRDHLDAGSVASPNRETEAMKDGTDAVADWPILNALVNCAGGADIVSVHDGGGVGIGNSLHTNNHVVLDGSDLAAEKAKAVFTTDPGMGVIRHADAGYEEALDEARQSNVRIPMGED, encoded by the coding sequence ATGGGAACTGAACCGACTCTCGGCGATGGCGCTCCGAGCGAGCAGTGGTACGAGTACCAGGGCGCGCCGACTGGACAGGACCTCGAGTGTGAAGGGTGGCGACAGGAGGCGGCGCTGCGGATGCTCAACAACAACCTCGATCCAGACGTTGCAGAAAAGCCAGAGGATCTGGTCGTCTATGGTGGCACAGGCCGAGCGGCGCGGTCGTGGGACGCCTACGATGCCATCTTGGCCGAGTTGCGCTCGCTCGCAGACGATGAAACGTTACTGGTCCAGTCGGGCAAGCCAGTCGGGCGATTTCCAACGCACGAGCGCGCGCCTCGAGTGTTGATCGCGAACTCAAATCTCGTTGGCAACTGGGACAACTGGGATCACTTTCACGAACTCGAGGCTGAAGGCAAGATCATGTACGGCCAGATGACCGCGGGTTCGTGGGCGTACATCGGCACACAGGGGATTATACAGGGGACGTTCGAGACGCTTGCCGAACTCGCTCGCCAGCACTACGATGGCGACCTGACCGGCAAGACAGTCGTTACGGCTGGCCTCGGCGGCATGGGCGGTGCACAGCCGCTGGCGGTAACGATGAACGAGGGCGTCTGTATCGCGGCTGAAGTCGACGAAGACCGGATCGACCGGCGTCTCGAGACTGGCTACTGTATGGAAAAAGCCGACGACATCGAGGAGGCAATCGAGCGCGCAGAAGAAGCCTGCGACGCCGGCGAACCCTACAGTGTCGGTGTCCACGTCAACGCAGCGGAACTGCTCGAGACCATGCTCGAGCAAGGGTATGTCCCGGATGTGATTACAGACCAGACGAGCGCACACGATGCACTCGAGGGCTACTATCCCGACGGCTACACGGTCGAGGACGCCGACGCACTGCGCGAGGATGACCCGGATGCGTATCTCGAGGAAAGTCTCGATACGATGGAACGCCACGTCGATGCAATTCTCGAGTTACAAGAGCGTGGATCTATTGCCTTCGAGTACGGGAACAACATCCGCGGGCAGGTCCAGGATCATCGTGGGATGGAGAACGCGTTTGACTTCCCCGGGTTCGTTCCTGCGTACATCCGCCCGCAGTTCTGTCGCGGCAAGGGGCCGTTCCGCTGGGCTGCACTTTCGGGTGACCCCGACGATATCCACCGAACTGACGAGGCCATCCTCGAGTTGTTCCCAGAAAAGGACCACCTTCGGCGCTGGATCGACCTCGCACAGGAGCAAGTTCAGTTCCAGGGACTGCCGAGTCGGGTCTGCTGGCTTGGCTACGCGACCGACGGCGAGGAACACACCGAGCGTGCTCGCTTTGCGCTCCGGATCAACGAACTCGTTGCCGACGGCGAGATTTCCGCCCCAATTGTTGTCACTCGAGATCACCTCGATGCGGGAAGCGTCGCCAGCCCGAATCGAGAGACAGAAGCGATGAAAGACGGCACTGATGCCGTTGCCGATTGGCCGATTCTGAACGCGTTAGTCAACTGTGCTGGCGGTGCTGATATCGTCAGCGTCCACGACGGCGGCGGTGTCGGGATCGGCAACTCGCTGCATACGAACAACCACGTTGTCCTCGACGGTTCTGACCTCGCCGCTGAGAAAGCAAAAGCTGTGTTCACGACCGATCCTGGCATGGGCGTTATTCGCCACGCTGACGCCGGCTACGAGGA
- a CDS encoding helix-turn-helix domain-containing protein — MYEATFSISDSSAYTGPTGNADCRIELWCNDHSDLLYVSGSEIDPLLSQIRTDIGIEAELRREEEAVVITSSCLKQHEVTHIERYLRANNCLLLPPLRYENGEKQCRILALESANLTTLYADLVADEFEIDVRAKREISTPVQSTPLLTLDDVIPDLTERQREVLTLAVDAGYYDLPRETTTAALADEVGISRRATEDHLRRAERKLLTSLVSYLY; from the coding sequence ATGTACGAGGCGACGTTTTCGATCAGCGACTCGAGCGCCTACACCGGTCCGACCGGTAACGCGGACTGCCGAATCGAACTCTGGTGTAACGACCACTCGGACCTGCTGTACGTCTCCGGGAGCGAGATTGATCCACTGTTGTCACAGATTCGCACCGATATCGGCATCGAAGCAGAACTCCGGCGTGAGGAAGAAGCCGTCGTTATCACGAGTTCGTGTCTCAAACAACACGAAGTTACCCACATCGAGCGCTATCTTCGAGCAAACAACTGCCTGTTGTTGCCGCCGCTTCGATACGAAAACGGCGAAAAACAGTGTCGTATCCTCGCGCTTGAGTCCGCGAATCTCACCACCCTCTATGCCGACCTCGTCGCGGATGAGTTCGAAATCGACGTCCGAGCTAAACGCGAAATCAGTACGCCGGTACAGTCAACTCCGCTCTTGACCCTCGACGATGTCATCCCAGACCTAACCGAACGCCAGCGCGAGGTACTCACACTCGCCGTCGATGCCGGGTACTACGACCTTCCTCGAGAGACAACGACAGCAGCGCTCGCCGACGAAGTCGGGATCAGTCGACGGGCAACAGAAGACCATCTGCGTCGGGCCGAACGAAAATTGCTCACCTCACTCGTCTCGTATCTGTACTAG
- a CDS encoding YjiH family protein: MFDETAWSREDQDTKRVETAPETKTIEDIDLAEIRGGPISKFVVAFAVGFFFFLVPVPWDGQITVPFDIAVNWITGTYPMFAGVYALGLIAAGGLLTTLAEFRKRGVISISDNRTEQLALPYWETSTPFWFFRVAGAVLAPVLFFEIGPEWLVGPATGGLVWGTLILSVAVIIPIGAIFINLFVELGGLEFVGTMARPIMRPLFKIPGRSALDSVASWVGSYSVGLYVTRNVFDRGEYSKQDVYIISTCFATVSIGFVGVVAATVDLLELFPVIFLSYLVCIAVTGIILVRIPPLSNVPEEYIAEPNPETPFRGSPGDYFRFGLSEAVKKAEEGGTILGASVRGFIDGIKLAILILGTILSIGLAAVIVAENTPVFDIIAQPLIPVFELLGIPDAEVVAPASIIGITEMFIPALLVAEADAMARFFIALLSISQLIFFSATAPMMMDMFSDIPIRFRDLVLLFVMRTIILIPVITVITHAVAALGLL, from the coding sequence GTGTTTGACGAAACAGCATGGTCTCGGGAGGACCAGGATACAAAACGGGTGGAAACGGCACCAGAAACAAAAACAATCGAAGATATCGATCTCGCTGAAATCCGTGGTGGGCCGATTTCGAAGTTCGTGGTGGCGTTTGCGGTTGGCTTTTTCTTTTTTCTCGTCCCAGTACCCTGGGACGGCCAGATAACAGTCCCTTTTGACATCGCCGTCAATTGGATCACGGGAACGTACCCGATGTTTGCGGGAGTCTACGCACTCGGCCTCATCGCAGCCGGCGGGCTCTTGACGACGCTTGCCGAGTTCCGAAAGCGCGGAGTCATCTCGATCAGCGACAACCGGACCGAACAACTGGCGCTTCCCTACTGGGAGACCTCTACCCCGTTCTGGTTTTTCCGAGTCGCTGGTGCTGTCCTCGCGCCCGTCTTGTTCTTCGAAATCGGTCCCGAGTGGCTCGTTGGTCCTGCCACTGGCGGTCTCGTCTGGGGCACGCTTATTCTGAGCGTCGCGGTGATCATCCCCATCGGTGCAATCTTCATCAATCTCTTCGTCGAACTCGGCGGCCTCGAGTTCGTTGGCACAATGGCACGTCCGATCATGCGCCCACTGTTCAAAATCCCTGGCCGGTCAGCCCTTGACAGCGTCGCCTCGTGGGTGGGTTCCTACAGCGTCGGACTCTACGTGACGCGAAACGTCTTCGATCGTGGTGAGTACTCGAAGCAGGACGTCTACATCATCAGCACCTGTTTCGCAACCGTCTCGATCGGGTTCGTCGGCGTCGTCGCTGCAACGGTCGATCTCCTCGAGTTGTTCCCAGTAATCTTCCTGTCGTACCTCGTCTGCATTGCGGTGACAGGCATTATCCTCGTTCGGATTCCGCCGTTGAGTAACGTCCCGGAGGAGTACATCGCTGAGCCAAATCCCGAGACGCCGTTTCGAGGGTCTCCAGGGGATTACTTCCGGTTTGGCCTCTCAGAAGCCGTCAAGAAGGCTGAGGAGGGTGGAACGATTCTCGGTGCGTCGGTTCGCGGGTTCATTGACGGAATCAAACTCGCCATCTTGATTTTAGGGACGATCCTCTCGATCGGTCTTGCGGCGGTCATCGTCGCTGAGAACACGCCTGTATTCGACATTATCGCACAGCCTCTGATTCCGGTCTTCGAACTCCTTGGCATTCCGGACGCTGAGGTCGTCGCACCGGCGTCGATCATCGGCATCACCGAGATGTTTATCCCGGCACTGTTGGTCGCTGAAGCCGATGCAATGGCGCGATTTTTCATCGCGTTGCTGTCGATCTCTCAGCTGATCTTTTTCTCGGCGACTGCGCCGATGATGATGGATATGTTCAGCGATATCCCGATTCGGTTCCGTGATCTCGTCTTGCTGTTCGTCATGCGAACGATCATCCTCATCCCGGTCATCACGGTGATCACGCACGCTGTTGCGGCGCTTGGCTTGCTCTAA
- a CDS encoding sulfatase-like hydrolase/transferase, which produces MTADEHPNVLMVLTDQQRWDTLGAYGCPLNLTPTLDGLATRGTVLKQAITPQPLCGPFRAMFQSGKYASEVDVWRDTMPISTDELRLPRQFKEAGYDVGYVGNWHISGTFDDPIPENLRGAYEDFWIAADVPEFTSYPMEGHLFGPDNEPVEFDSYRADAFTDFACKAIASLSEPFFLVVAYLEPHNQNDMMTYAAPDGYAEPYKKRPYVPEDLRNRPGDWYEELPDYYGTVKRLDECVDDLLEALSARDIEDETIVAYTADHGCHFRTRPGEYKRTPHESAVRVPAVLAGPEFDMGTAIETPTSLVDLPPTLLAAAGIDIPDAMHGDSFLPIAHGDRPDTGGDAFIQISESQVGRALRTDQWKYGVAATSSTGWRGGSGTKSSDTYVERYLYDLARDPHEKVNLVGRPDFRSIADDLQARLLEYIETVEGESPRIRPYENGYSVF; this is translated from the coding sequence ATGACCGCCGATGAACATCCGAACGTGCTCATGGTCTTGACGGACCAACAGCGCTGGGATACGCTTGGTGCATACGGATGCCCACTGAATCTCACGCCAACACTCGATGGACTCGCAACGCGCGGGACTGTTTTGAAACAGGCGATCACTCCACAACCGCTGTGTGGCCCGTTCCGTGCGATGTTCCAGAGTGGGAAGTATGCCAGTGAGGTCGACGTATGGCGAGATACGATGCCCATTTCGACCGACGAGTTGCGTCTCCCTCGACAATTCAAAGAGGCTGGATACGACGTTGGGTATGTCGGCAACTGGCATATCTCAGGGACCTTCGATGATCCTATTCCCGAAAATCTCCGTGGTGCGTACGAAGATTTCTGGATTGCTGCTGACGTCCCGGAATTCACGTCCTATCCGATGGAAGGACACTTGTTCGGTCCTGACAACGAGCCTGTCGAGTTTGATTCGTATCGTGCAGATGCGTTCACTGACTTTGCATGCAAGGCCATCGCGTCTCTCTCGGAGCCGTTTTTTCTCGTCGTTGCGTATCTCGAACCGCACAATCAGAACGATATGATGACGTACGCCGCTCCGGATGGGTATGCAGAACCCTACAAGAAGCGGCCGTATGTTCCCGAGGACCTCCGTAATCGACCTGGTGACTGGTACGAAGAGCTCCCAGACTACTATGGGACCGTCAAACGCCTTGACGAGTGTGTCGACGACCTCTTGGAAGCACTCTCTGCCCGGGATATCGAAGACGAAACGATTGTAGCCTATACTGCGGATCACGGCTGTCATTTCCGTACTCGACCGGGTGAGTACAAGCGAACACCCCACGAGTCTGCTGTCCGGGTCCCTGCTGTTTTAGCTGGCCCCGAATTCGACATGGGTACTGCTATCGAGACGCCGACGAGTCTTGTCGACCTTCCGCCGACGTTGCTTGCTGCCGCTGGAATTGATATTCCCGATGCGATGCACGGGGATAGCTTTCTTCCGATTGCCCACGGTGACAGACCCGATACCGGCGGTGATGCGTTCATCCAAATTAGTGAGTCTCAGGTTGGTCGAGCGCTCCGAACCGATCAGTGGAAATACGGTGTTGCCGCAACTTCTTCGACCGGATGGCGAGGTGGAAGTGGAACGAAATCATCTGACACGTACGTTGAACGGTATCTCTATGACCTCGCACGGGACCCACACGAAAAGGTCAACCTAGTTGGCCGACCTGATTTCCGATCCATCGCTGATGACCTCCAAGCGCGTCTTCTCGAGTACATCGAAACGGTGGAAGGTGAATCCCCCCGAATTAGGCCGTACGAAAACGGGTATAGTGTGTTCTGA
- a CDS encoding IclR family transcriptional regulator — MTTVNVPPGSDEQPTATTSVTSVRVIEALKDRHTAGVTELATELELSKGTVHKHLNTLRQLDYVVKDGHEYRLSVSFLGLGTSARARLPIYDAALHPLEDLAAATGETASLMIPEHGHGIYIAQESGSRQRTDDVRVGDRLPMHATAGGKAILSYMPPDERNMILDRRGLPALTEHTITDRDELEDELQLVRDRRTAYDRGEHRSNRHCIAHPVMDADERAIAAVTVSGPATRMKRKDASTDFESLVGSTINSIRNRLSRLED, encoded by the coding sequence ATGACCACGGTAAATGTCCCTCCAGGGTCTGACGAGCAACCGACTGCGACGACGTCTGTAACGAGTGTACGGGTGATTGAGGCACTCAAAGACCGCCACACTGCGGGTGTCACTGAACTGGCTACCGAACTCGAACTGTCGAAAGGAACGGTTCACAAACACCTCAACACGCTTCGACAGTTAGATTACGTCGTCAAGGATGGTCACGAGTATCGATTGAGTGTCAGCTTCCTTGGACTGGGAACAAGCGCTCGAGCCCGCCTTCCCATCTATGATGCTGCGTTACACCCACTGGAAGATCTGGCAGCAGCAACGGGCGAAACGGCGAGTCTGATGATCCCTGAACATGGACACGGCATATACATCGCACAAGAAAGTGGTTCCAGACAGCGTACGGATGATGTGCGAGTCGGTGATAGGCTTCCCATGCACGCAACTGCGGGTGGGAAGGCTATCCTTTCGTACATGCCTCCAGACGAACGCAACATGATTCTTGACCGCCGTGGACTTCCAGCCCTCACTGAGCACACCATTACGGATCGAGACGAACTCGAGGACGAACTCCAACTTGTCCGTGACCGCCGAACTGCTTACGATCGGGGCGAGCACCGTTCGAATCGTCACTGTATTGCTCACCCAGTGATGGATGCTGATGAGCGTGCAATCGCTGCAGTAACAGTCTCGGGACCAGCAACCCGGATGAAACGCAAGGACGCAAGTACCGATTTCGAGAGCCTCGTTGGTAGTACGATAAATTCCATCCGTAATCGTCTTTCACGTCTCGAGGACTAA
- a CDS encoding ABC transporter ATP-binding protein — MGQIAIRNLRKVFNTGENDIVAVDDLDFTIEDGEFLVLVGPSGCGKSTTLRCIAGLETVSSGEIVVDGEDVTHSNPSARDMAMVFQSYALYPHMTARENMAFGLKMTTDMAKDDINDRVEDVAEVTGIEDLLEKKPGELSGGQQQRVALGRAIVRDPSVFLMDEPLSNLDAKLRSQMRMELQNLQQELDVTTIYVTHDQTEAMTMGDRIAVLNDGELQQVGTPLECYHEPANRFVAGFIGSPSMNFLDVTLADATFEHDVFAYTLTETTTSELETTTGTYTLGIRPEDIRLAAPDDPNAIEATVNVVEPLGDVSHINIDIGSQTYTASIDGTPRLQPGETLHVTFPEDDIHVFDAESGEALKNASLDEETVIPGSNTNATA, encoded by the coding sequence ATGGGTCAGATTGCGATTCGGAACCTGAGAAAGGTCTTCAACACCGGCGAGAACGATATCGTCGCAGTTGACGATCTCGATTTCACGATCGAAGATGGTGAGTTTCTCGTCCTCGTCGGTCCGTCCGGGTGTGGCAAATCAACGACGCTCCGTTGTATCGCCGGTCTGGAAACCGTGAGTTCGGGTGAAATCGTCGTGGATGGAGAAGACGTTACGCACAGTAACCCCTCGGCTCGAGATATGGCGATGGTATTCCAGAGTTACGCGCTGTATCCACACATGACGGCTCGAGAGAACATGGCGTTCGGGCTGAAAATGACGACCGATATGGCGAAAGACGACATCAATGACCGGGTTGAAGACGTCGCGGAAGTGACCGGTATTGAGGACCTCCTCGAGAAGAAGCCTGGTGAACTCTCGGGTGGCCAGCAACAGCGTGTGGCACTTGGTCGGGCGATTGTTCGGGATCCCTCCGTGTTCTTGATGGACGAGCCACTCTCGAATCTCGATGCAAAGCTCCGGTCGCAGATGCGAATGGAGTTGCAGAATCTCCAGCAAGAACTCGACGTGACGACGATTTACGTCACCCACGACCAGACCGAAGCGATGACCATGGGTGATCGAATCGCGGTTCTCAACGACGGAGAGTTACAACAGGTTGGCACGCCGCTCGAGTGCTACCACGAGCCCGCAAACCGGTTCGTCGCCGGCTTCATCGGCTCGCCAAGCATGAATTTCCTTGATGTCACGTTGGCTGATGCGACCTTCGAGCACGACGTATTTGCCTATACGCTTACCGAGACGACGACCAGCGAACTCGAGACGACAACCGGGACATACACGCTTGGAATCCGGCCCGAAGACATCAGGCTGGCAGCACCAGACGATCCGAACGCAATCGAAGCGACTGTTAACGTCGTCGAACCGCTTGGTGACGTTTCGCATATCAACATCGACATCGGATCACAAACCTACACTGCCAGTATCGACGGCACACCACGGTTACAGCCTGGCGAAACGCTCCATGTGACGTTCCCCGAGGACGATATTCACGTCTTCGACGCCGAAAGCGGAGAGGCACTTAAGAATGCCTCACTGGACGAAGAGACAGTCATCCCGGGGTCGAACACGAACGCGACAGCATAG
- the melA gene encoding alpha-galactosidase, translating to MPTITFIGAGSMVFAKNLVGDILSFDALSDSTIRLMDIDDHRLEQTTAVADAMVENGDVDATIESTTDRREALEGADYVLNMINVGGTEPFENEIRIPQEYGVKQSIGDTLGPGGVFRGLRTIPTMLEIARDMEELCPDALLLNYTNPMAILCWTMAEATDIETIGLCHSVPHTAEAIADYVGLPEDQLDYWVAGINHMAWFLELEHDGTDVYPMLEEAMTDPEIYERDTVRFEIMNHFDAFVTESSHHFSEYVPHFRTDEAVIDEMTGTDYAERMPTATYLNGWKERSEERDSALDDFNPEDAEIERSEEYAARLIHSLETDTPRRLNLNVPNHDEHITNLPSEACVEVPCLIDGTGVRPCSVGDLPPQLISLIRTNVNVQQLAVKGGLEGDRDAVHQALKLDPLTAAALSLDEIHDMTEELIDANEAYLPTLT from the coding sequence ATGCCAACGATAACCTTCATCGGTGCCGGAAGTATGGTCTTCGCAAAGAACCTCGTCGGTGATATCCTTTCATTTGATGCCCTCTCTGACAGCACGATTAGGCTCATGGATATCGACGACCACCGCCTCGAGCAGACGACCGCTGTTGCCGACGCGATGGTCGAAAACGGTGATGTCGACGCCACTATCGAGTCGACGACTGACCGCCGCGAGGCGCTCGAGGGTGCTGATTACGTCTTGAATATGATCAACGTTGGCGGGACCGAGCCGTTCGAAAACGAGATCCGTATCCCACAGGAGTATGGCGTCAAACAGTCAATTGGTGACACGTTGGGGCCTGGCGGTGTTTTCCGTGGGCTGCGGACGATTCCAACGATGCTCGAGATCGCTCGAGACATGGAGGAACTGTGCCCTGATGCCTTGCTGTTGAACTACACTAATCCGATGGCGATTCTCTGTTGGACGATGGCCGAAGCGACGGACATCGAAACGATTGGTCTCTGTCACAGTGTTCCACACACCGCCGAAGCGATTGCAGACTACGTTGGACTCCCAGAGGACCAACTGGACTATTGGGTCGCCGGAATCAACCACATGGCGTGGTTCCTCGAACTGGAGCACGACGGGACAGACGTCTATCCGATGCTCGAGGAGGCAATGACGGATCCCGAAATTTACGAGCGGGACACGGTCCGTTTCGAAATCATGAACCACTTCGATGCGTTCGTCACGGAATCGAGCCACCACTTCTCGGAGTACGTCCCGCACTTCCGCACGGATGAGGCCGTGATCGACGAGATGACTGGGACGGACTACGCCGAGCGGATGCCAACCGCGACGTACCTTAACGGCTGGAAGGAACGCTCCGAAGAACGCGACAGTGCTCTCGACGATTTCAATCCCGAAGACGCTGAGATCGAACGCTCCGAGGAGTATGCTGCCCGTTTGATTCATTCTCTCGAGACGGATACACCGCGTCGACTCAACCTCAACGTCCCGAACCACGACGAGCATATCACGAATCTCCCCAGCGAAGCCTGCGTCGAAGTCCCGTGTCTGATCGACGGCACTGGCGTCCGACCGTGCTCAGTCGGCGATCTGCCACCACAGCTGATCTCACTGATCCGAACCAATGTCAACGTCCAACAGCTCGCGGTCAAAGGTGGTCTCGAGGGCGACCGTGACGCCGTTCACCAGGCGCTCAAACTCGATCCGCTAACCGCAGCAGCGCTTTCGCTCGACGAGATTCACGACATGACTGAGGAACTCATCGACGCGAACGAAGCGTACCTCCCGACGTTAACCTAA